In one window of Mercurialis annua linkage group LG4, ddMerAnnu1.2, whole genome shotgun sequence DNA:
- the LOC126677711 gene encoding probable galacturonosyltransferase 9: MAVAVRGGRGGGLNAGLLRNFFSYRILVSAMFTLLFLATLFVILTTHPPTSPHESSLPSTGNAYVQRTFLALNSDPLKTRLDLIYKQATDHMTLVNAYASYARKLKLDISKQLRMFDDLAKNISDITSRENYKTALFESEGAVDEDILRQFEKEVKERVKVARMMIAETKESYDNQIKIQKLKDTIFAVNELWVKAKKNGAFASLISAKSIPKSLHCLAMRLVEERISHPEKYREEEPRSEFEDTSLYHYAIFSDNVIAVSVVVRSVVKNADEPWKHVFHVVTDRMNVAAMKVWFKMRPVEGGAHVEVKAVEDFSFLNSSYVPVLRQLENLKLQKFYFENRAENATKDVSNLKFRNPKYLSMLNHLRFYLPEMYPKLRKILFLDDDVVVQKDLTGLWKIDLDGRVNGAVETCFGSFHRYAQYMNFSHPQIKEKFNPKACAWAYGMNIFDLDAWRREKCTDDYHYWQNLNEDRNLWKLGTLPPGLITFYSTTKSLDKSWHVLGLGYNPSISMDEISNAAVIHYNGNMKPWLDIAMTQYKNLWTKYVDSEMEFVQMCNFGF; encoded by the exons ATGGCAGTCGCCGTCCGAGGAGGCCGAGGCGGTGGATTGAACGCTGGACTCCTCCGTAATTTCTTCTCTTACAGGATCTTAGTTTCTGCCATGTTCACTCTTCTTTTTCTCGCCACTCTCTTCGTTATCCTCACTACTCATCCACCCACTTCTCCTCATGAATCT TCGTTGCCTAGTACTGGGAATGCATATGTGCAGAGGACATTTCTGGCATTAAATTCAGATCCGTTGAAAACACGGTTGGATTTGATATATAAACAAGCAACTGATCATATGACTTTAGTGAATGCTTATGCTTCTTATGCTCGAAAGCTTAAGCTTGATATCTCTAAACAATTGAGGATGTTTGATGATTTAGCTAAGAATATTTCGGATATCACTTCGAGAGAAAATTATAAGACTGCATTGTTTGAATCAGAAGGTGCGGTTGATGAGGATATTTTGAGACAGTTTGAGAAGGAAGTTAAAGAGAGAGTTAAAGTTGCTAGAATGATGATTGCAGAGACGAAAGAGAGTTATGATAATCAGATTAAGATTCAGAAGCTTAAAGATACGATCTTTGCTGTTAATGAATTGTGGGTGAAAGCGAAAAAGAATGGGGCTTTTGCTAGTTTGATTTCTGCTAAATCAATTCCCAAGAGTTTGCATTGTTTGGCTATGAGACTTGTTGAGGAGAGGATTTCACATCCGGAAAAGTATAGGGAGGAGGAACCGAGATCGGAGTTTGAGGATACGAGTCTTTATCATTATGCTATATTTTCTGATAATGTGATTGCAGTGTCGGTTGTTGTAAGGTCTGTGGTGAAGAATGCTGATGAGCCGTGGAAACACGTGTTTCATGTTGTTACTGATAGAATGAATGTAGCAGCCATGAAGGTTTGGTTTAAGATGAGGCCTGTGGAAGGAGGTGCTCATGTGGAGGTTAAGGCTGTGGAGGATTTCAGTTTTTTGAATTCTTCATATGTTCCTGTTCTGAGGCAACTTGAGAATCTTAAGTTACAGAAGTTTTACTTTGAGAATCGGGCTGAGAATGCTACCAAGGACGTGAGCAATTTGAAGTTCAGGAATCCGAAATACTTGTCTATGCTGAATCACCTTCGGTTTTATCTTCCAGAAATGTATCCTAAGCTGCGTAAGATTTTATTTTTGGATGATGATGTGGTGGTTCAAAAAGACTTGACGGGGTTGTGGAAGATCGACTTGGATGGAAGAGTAAATGGGGCTGTTGAGACCTGCTTTGGGTCATTTCATCGTTACGCACAGTATATGAACTTCTCACATCCTCAAATTAAGGAGAAGTTTAATCCAAAGGCTTGCGCGTGGGCTTATGGAATGAATATATTTGACCTTGATGCTTGGAGGCGTGAAAAATGCACTGATGACTATCATTACTGGCAGAATTTG AATGAGGATCGGAATCTATGGAAATTGGGAACTTTACCACCTGGCTTGATCACCTTCTACTCAACAACAAAGTCACTGGACAAATCGTGGCATGTTCTCGGTCTTGGGTACAATCCAAGTATTAGCATGGATGAGATCAGCAATGCAGCAGTGATTCATTACAATGGAAACATGAAACCTTGGCTCGATATTGCCATGACCCAATACAAGAATCTCTGGACTAAATATGTCGACAGTGAAATGGAGTTTGTTCAGATGTGCAATTTTGGGTTTTAG
- the LOC126678758 gene encoding protein GLUTAMINE DUMPER 5-like, with amino-acid sequence MDMSSSASNSSAAAAGFWHWNSPLPYLFGGLALMLGVIAVALIILAWSYRKSLSNNQSRDEEAVPEKKGEIMVDSAEPKIVVIMAGDHNPTFLANPNPKFQTLVCTCHNTQKV; translated from the coding sequence ATGGATATGAGTAGCTCTGCAAGCAACTCTTCAGCAGCAGCTGCCGGATTTTGGCATTGGAACTCTCCGTTGCCGTATCTGTTCGGCGGTTTAGCTCTGATGTTGGGTGTTATTGCTGTGGCTTTGATCATTCTTGCTTGGTCTTATAGGAAGTCTTTGTCTAATAATCAATCAAGAGACGAGGAGGCTGTTCCAgagaaaaaaggtgaaataatggTGGATTCTGCTGAGCCGAAGATTGTTGTTATTATGGCAGGTGATCATAATCCTACGTTCTTGGCcaaccctaaccctaaattTCAGACTCTGGTTTGCACTTGCCACAACACTCAGAAAGTTTAA
- the LOC126676136 gene encoding basic leucine zipper 43-like, translated as MQPSEVTELHYLMPLNQSPYSTYFNMSQNNTPTFQYNRFPNPHNFQIPSQVQEFSLHSSCLSNNSTSDEADEQQLSLINERKQRRMISNRESARRSRMRKQKHLDELWSQVVWLRNENHQLMDKLNHVSECHDQVLQENTQLKEETSELRQIITDMQLNSPYATLRDLEGIPCNSTYLRDESSNQSITSSTDLLG; from the coding sequence ATGCAGCCTAGCGAGGTTACTGAACTCCATTACCTGATGCCCTTAAACCAATCACCATATTCAACATATTTTAACATGAGTCAGAATAACACACCCACATTTCAATATAACAGATTTCCTAATCCACATAATTTCCAAATTCCTTCTCAAGTTCAAGAATTCAGTCTACATTCATCGTGCCTAAGTAACAACTCAACTTCTGATGAGGCAGATGAGCAACAACTCTCCCTTATCAATGAAAGGAAACAGAGAAGGATGATATCTAACAGAGAATCCGCTCGTCGGTCACGCATGCGGAAGCAGAAACACTTAGATGAGCTATGGTCACAGGTAGTTTGGCTCCGAAATGAGAATCATCAGCTCATGGATAAGCTGAACCATGTTTCTGAATGCCATGACCAGGTTCTTCAGGAAAATACTCAACTCAAAGAAGAAACTTCTGAACTACGGCAAATCATTACAGACATGCAACTGAATAGCCCATATGCTACATTGCGAGACCTTGAAGGAATACCATGTAATTCAACTTATCTCAGAGACGAATCCTCAAACCAGTCTATCACAAGTTCAACAGATTTGCTAGGCTAA
- the LOC126676455 gene encoding biogenesis of lysosome-related organelles complex 1 subunit 2, which yields MDAGKEKEVEVQDELADSLNDLFTSVSTMVKGELQGTNNLLELLEKMNLRVAEEYNGFGDVASGLRVFVEQLKSKSSNFDEYVEQIDTIEQQVTEFEAIVSMLDQYVSTLESKVQSVYQHPSS from the exons ATGGATGCCGGAAAGGAGAAGGAAGTTGAGGTTCAAGATGAACTTGCAGATTCATTGAACGATCTGTTTACGAGTGTTTCAACTATGGTAAAAGGCGAACTTCAG GGGACAAATAATTTGTTGGAGCTTTTGGAGAAAATGAATTTAAGAGTAGCTGAAGAGTATAATGGTTTTGGGGATGTGGCTTCGGGGTTGAGGGTTTTCGTGGAGCAGTTGAAATCAAAGAGTAGTAATTTTGATGAGTATGTTGAGCAGATTGATACTATAGAGCAGCAAGTAACTGAATTTGAGGCTATAGTGTCAATGCTGGATCAATATGTTTCTACGCTGGAATCAAAAGTGCAATCCGTATACCAACATCCGTCATCTTAA
- the LOC126678998 gene encoding protein SOB FIVE-LIKE 4-like has protein sequence MDSTKHNEECSSSESGWTMYIASPMQVDEDECSVDKDSKVINILDDDADDNGEQDSDDSMASDASSGPQQQYRSENGGGKGALSFKHGKGNNKKDKKKNGGNSKEKKTANRKYSK, from the coding sequence ATGGATTCGACCAAACATAATGAAGAATGCAGCAGCAGTGAATCTGGATGGACGATGTACATTGCGTCTCCGATGCAGGTAGACGAGGATGAATGCAGTGTCGATAAAGATAGCAAAGTTATTAACATTCTTGACGATGATGCTGATGATAACGGTGAGCAAGACAGCGATGATTCGATGGCTTCCGATGCTTCTTCCGGCCCTCAACAACAGTACAGATCGGAAAATGGCGGAGGGAAAGGTGCGTTGAGTTTTAAGCACGGTAAGGGCAATAACAAAAAGGATAAGAAGAAGAATGGCGGAAACAGCAAGGAAAAGAAGACGGCTAACAGAAAATACAGCAAGTAG
- the LOC126677255 gene encoding 6-phosphogluconate dehydrogenase, decarboxylating 2, which translates to MAAPPKPTRIGLAGLAVMGQNLALNIAEKGFPISVYNRTTSKVDETVERAKKEGDLPLYGFHDPESFVQSIQKPRVIIMLVKAGAPVDATIKTLSAYMEKGDCIVDGGNEWYENTERREKAMAELGLLYLGMGVSGGEEGARNGPSMMPGGSLDAYKNIEDIVLKVAAQVPDSGPCVTYIGKGGSGNFVKMVHNGIEYGDMQLIAEAYDVLKSVGKLSNDELQSVFSEWNKGELLSFLVEITADIFGIKDDKGDGYLVDKVLDKTGMKGTGKWTVQQAADLSVAAPTIASSLDARFLSGLKEERVEAAKVFEQGGFGDILTDQVVDKKKLIDDVRQALYASKICSYAQGMNLIRAKSVEKGWDLKLGELARIWKGGCIIRAVFLDRIKKAYDRNADLANLLVDPEFAKEIIERQSAWRRVVSLAINAGISTPGMSSSLAYFDSYRRARLPANLVQAQRDYFGAHTYERVDMEGAFHTEWFKIARQLKK; encoded by the coding sequence ATGGCTGCACCCCCAAAACCAACAAGAATAGGCCTGGCTGGTCTGGCTGTCATGGGCCAGAATCTTGCCTTGAATATTGCTGAGAAAGGCTTCCCCATTTCTGTTTATAATCGAACTACCTCTAAAGTTGATGAGACTGTTGAAAGAGCTAAAAAGGAGGGAGATCTTCCTCTGTATGGCTTCCATGATCCAGAATCATTTGTTCAGTCAATCCAAAAGCCTCGGGTCATAATTATGCTTGTCAAGGCTGGAGCCCCTGTTGATGCGACCATAAAGACCCTCTCTGCCTACATGGAAAAAGGTGATTGTATTGTTGATGGTGGGAATGAATGGTATGAGAACACTGAGAGGAGAGAAAAGGCCATGGCAGAATTGGGTTTGCTCTATCTTGGAATGGGAGTCTCAGGTGGTGAAGAGGGTGCACGAAATGGACCCTCTATGATGCCTGGAGGTTCTCTTGACGCCTACAAGAACATTGAAGACATTGTTCTAAAGGTGGCTGCCCAAGTTCCTGACAGTGGCCCTTGTGTGACTTATATTGGCAAGGGTGGATCTGGAAATTTTGTCAAGATGGTACATAATGGAATTGAGTATGGTGATATGCAGCTGATAGCTGAGGCTTATGATGTACTAAAATCCGTTGGGAAGTTATCAAATGATGAGTTGCAAAGTGTTTTCTCAGAGTGGAACAAAGGCGAGCTTCTAAGCTTCTTGGTTGAGATCACTGCAGATATTTTTGGAATTAAAGATGACAAGGGAGATGGATATTTGGTTGATAAAGTTTTGGACAAAACAGGTATGAAAGGTACAGGTAAATGGACTGTACAGCAAGCTGCTGATTTATCCGTTGCAGCTCCTACGATTGCATCTTCTTTGGATGCTAGATTCCTTAGTGGTTTAAAGGAAGAAAGAGTTGAAGCTGCTAAAGTCTTCGAACAAGGTGGCTTTGGAGATATCTTGACTGATCAAGTCGTTGACAAAAAGAAGTTGATCGATGATGTTAGACAAGCTCTTTATGCTTCCAAGATTTGTAGTTATGCACAGGGAATGAATCTGATCCGCGCAAAAAGTGTGGAGAAAGGATGGGACTTGAAATTGGGAGAGCTTGCCAGAATTTGGAAAGGAGGGTGCATTATCCGAGCCGTGTTCTTAGACAGAATCAAGAAGGCTTACGATAGGAATGCTGATCTGGCTAACCTTCTGGTCGATCCAGAGTTTGCCAAGGAAATCATCGAGCGCCAGTCTGCATGGCGGAGGGTTGTATCCCTTGCTATTAATGCTGGCATTAGTACCCCTGGTATGTCTTCCAGTCTTGCTTACTTTGACTCTTACAGAAGGGCAAGGTTGCCAGCTAATTTGGTCCAAGCGCAACGAGATTACTTCGGTGCTCACACATACGAAAGGGTTGATATGGAAGGAGCTTTCCACACTGAATGGTTCAAGATTGCGAGACAGTTGAAGAAATGA